Below is a genomic region from Anguilla anguilla isolate fAngAng1 chromosome 18, fAngAng1.pri, whole genome shotgun sequence.
GTACGGTTTCACTCCAGTGTGAATTAGATGGTGCGTATGAAGATAACTTGCAGAACTGTAGCGTTGTCCACACACATCGCAGCCAAAAGGCTTCCCACTTGTGTGAACTTGCTCATGTATTGTAAGACTATTTGCAGTACGGAAACGctttccacacacactgcaactgTGTGGTTTCTCTTCAGTATGTATTTGTTGGTGTTTACAAAGATATGTCGCAGAAGAAAAACTCTTACCACACTCTGTACAACCGTACGGTTTCTCCAATGAGTGAACTGCCTGGTGCACTTTAAGAGCGCTTTTCTGATTGAAACTGTTCCCACATATTTCACAGGTAAACGGTCTTTCTCCCGTGTGAACTCGCTGATGTACTTTCAGGTGACTGGCTTGAGTGAAACTCTTATCGCACCTGTCACACTTGAATGCTTTCTCCCCTGTGTGAGTCTGCTTGTGCCTATTCAGGTTAGGCGCGAGActaaaacacttcccacacacatcacatgaaAAAGCCTTCTCTCCGGTGTGGACTCTCTGGTGTATCTTCAGGGCGCTGGAGCTGCAGAAGCTCTTTCCACACTTGGCGCAACTGTACGGTTTCTCCCCCGTGTGAATTCTCTGGTGTGCTCTGAGTCCACTCCTCTGACTGCAGGTCTTGCCGCACGTGTCGCAGCGGTACGGTTTCTCTCCCCTGTGCACCGTCTGACGGTGAACGTTCAGGCTGCGCTTGGCCGTGAATCGCTTCCCACATTCTGCGCAGCAGAAAGGTTTCGCTCCCGTGTGGACGATCTGGTGCGCAGCcagttctctctcccttccGAAAGTCTTCGCACATTGCGCGCAACCGTGCGGCTTCTCTCCTTTATGCACCGTTGACCGGTGTTGTTTAAGCCTGCATTTGACTGGGAAATCCTCCCCACACTGTGTGCAACTGTACGGTTTCTTTCGCTTAACTTGGTGTTCTTTAAGATGGCTCTGTGTGCCGAACACCCTCCCACAGTGTGCGCAGCGGAACCGTTTCTCTCCTTTGTGCACTACTAGCTGGTGTACATTCAAACTGCACTTGGCTGTGAACTTCTTCCCACACTGTGTGCAGCTGAACGGTTTCTCTCTCGTGTGCACGACCTGGTGTGCTTTGAGATTGCTCGGCCGGCCAAACCTCTTTCCACACAGCTTGCAGCTGAACAGTTTCTTTCCTTTGCCTACTTTTTGACGACAGGTCTTGTCCTTCACCACGGCGAAAGTCTCCTGCGCACGACTGCCTTCGATGTCCGAGCGTAATTCTGCTGGTATGGACTGGGGGTCCTGTTCCTGTTGGCTTTCCGCAGGTGTGCGCAGTGTGTCCTGT
It encodes:
- the LOC118217615 gene encoding oocyte zinc finger protein XlCOF6-like isoform X3 — translated: MSHVVTFRAQLASVMDVLAKAAVTELCKLVAMADVGRSATLSLEMTSYFNVEAKEKLPLMVDSELTLASKMELLTQEALEKIGRLVEEGSAVLHLEGSQSRRENEVLKRKLQLMESQLRTARAHGEGRAPESSATTPSCSVGVQVGHEHGGQEIEERPPPSSLWSDGEPSSAEGETTPCQSAIVRDQSTDMEEDRHGQLVIKDIEPEIGLANGDSQRGLLMSEETDSVDASADAGEVLPGEGQYCGDEQDTLRTPAESQQEQDPQSIPAELRSDIEGSRAQETFAVVKDKTCRQKVGKGKKLFSCKLCGKRFGRPSNLKAHQVVHTREKPFSCTQCGKKFTAKCSLNVHQLVVHKGEKRFRCAHCGRVFGTQSHLKEHQVKRKKPYSCTQCGEDFPVKCRLKQHRSTVHKGEKPHGCAQCAKTFGRERELAAHQIVHTGAKPFCCAECGKRFTAKRSLNVHRQTVHRGEKPYRCDTCGKTCSQRSGLRAHQRIHTGEKPYSCAKCGKSFCSSSALKIHQRVHTGEKAFSCDVCGKCFSLAPNLNRHKQTHTGEKAFKCDRCDKSFTQASHLKVHQRVHTGERPFTCEICGNSFNQKSALKVHQAVHSLEKPYGCTECGKSFSSATYLCKHQQIHTEEKPHSCSVCGKRFRTANSLTIHEQVHTSGKPFGCDVCGQRYSSASYLHTHHLIHTGVKPYSCSECGKGFIKQSSLNAHQRTHTGEKPYSCLECGKSFSVPQNLTRHQRIHTGDKPFVCGVCGTGFCQANNLKAHQQTHTGEKPFICDKCGKCFSALRNLKEHKCAYT
- the LOC118217615 gene encoding oocyte zinc finger protein XlCOF6-like isoform X2 gives rise to the protein MSHVVTFRAQLASVMDVLAKAAVTELCKLVAMADVGRSATLSLEMTSYFNVEAKEKLPLMVDSELTVQLASKMELLTQEALEKIGRLVEEGSAVLHLEGSQSRRENEVLKRKLQLMESQLRTARAHGEGRAPESSATTPSCSVGVQVGHEHGGQEIEERPPPSSLWSDGEPSSAEGETTPCQSAIVRDQSTDMEEDRHGQLVIKDIEPEIGLANGDSQRGLLMSEENSVDASADAGEVLPGEGQYCGDEQDTLRTPAESQQEQDPQSIPAELRSDIEGSRAQETFAVVKDKTCRQKVGKGKKLFSCKLCGKRFGRPSNLKAHQVVHTREKPFSCTQCGKKFTAKCSLNVHQLVVHKGEKRFRCAHCGRVFGTQSHLKEHQVKRKKPYSCTQCGEDFPVKCRLKQHRSTVHKGEKPHGCAQCAKTFGRERELAAHQIVHTGAKPFCCAECGKRFTAKRSLNVHRQTVHRGEKPYRCDTCGKTCSQRSGLRAHQRIHTGEKPYSCAKCGKSFCSSSALKIHQRVHTGEKAFSCDVCGKCFSLAPNLNRHKQTHTGEKAFKCDRCDKSFTQASHLKVHQRVHTGERPFTCEICGNSFNQKSALKVHQAVHSLEKPYGCTECGKSFSSATYLCKHQQIHTEEKPHSCSVCGKRFRTANSLTIHEQVHTSGKPFGCDVCGQRYSSASYLHTHHLIHTGVKPYSCSECGKGFIKQSSLNAHQRTHTGEKPYSCLECGKSFSVPQNLTRHQRIHTGDKPFVCGVCGTGFCQANNLKAHQQTHTGEKPFICDKCGKCFSALRNLKEHKCAYT
- the LOC118217615 gene encoding oocyte zinc finger protein XlCOF6-like isoform X1, whose translation is MSHVVTFRAQLASVMDVLAKAAVTELCKLVAMADVGRSATLSLEMTSYFNVEAKEKLPLMVDSELTVQLASKMELLTQEALEKIGRLVEEGSAVLHLEGSQSRRENEVLKRKLQLMESQLRTARAHGEGRAPESSATTPSCSVGVQVGHEHGGQEIEERPPPSSLWSDGEPSSAEGETTPCQSAIVRDQSTDMEEDRHGQLVIKDIEPEIGLANGDSQRGLLMSEETDSVDASADAGEVLPGEGQYCGDEQDTLRTPAESQQEQDPQSIPAELRSDIEGSRAQETFAVVKDKTCRQKVGKGKKLFSCKLCGKRFGRPSNLKAHQVVHTREKPFSCTQCGKKFTAKCSLNVHQLVVHKGEKRFRCAHCGRVFGTQSHLKEHQVKRKKPYSCTQCGEDFPVKCRLKQHRSTVHKGEKPHGCAQCAKTFGRERELAAHQIVHTGAKPFCCAECGKRFTAKRSLNVHRQTVHRGEKPYRCDTCGKTCSQRSGLRAHQRIHTGEKPYSCAKCGKSFCSSSALKIHQRVHTGEKAFSCDVCGKCFSLAPNLNRHKQTHTGEKAFKCDRCDKSFTQASHLKVHQRVHTGERPFTCEICGNSFNQKSALKVHQAVHSLEKPYGCTECGKSFSSATYLCKHQQIHTEEKPHSCSVCGKRFRTANSLTIHEQVHTSGKPFGCDVCGQRYSSASYLHTHHLIHTGVKPYSCSECGKGFIKQSSLNAHQRTHTGEKPYSCLECGKSFSVPQNLTRHQRIHTGDKPFVCGVCGTGFCQANNLKAHQQTHTGEKPFICDKCGKCFSALRNLKEHKCAYT